Genomic window (Rhodohalobacter sp. SW132):
CAGAAAGAGGCTAAACGTTCGGTTTCTATTGCACTTCGAAACCGCTGGCGTCGTTTAAATTCCGAACCCGAAATCCGGGAGGAGATCATTCCAAATAATATTCTGATGATCGGCCCAACCGGTGTCGGTAAAACGGAGATTGCGAGAAGGCTGGCTAAGCTTTCTGGCGCGCCATTTGTGAAAGTGGAAGCATCAAAATTTACCGAAGTGGGTTACGTAGGCCGCGATGTGGAATCTATGATCCGCGATCTTACAGATATTGCCGTAAACATGGTAAAACTGGAGATGCAGGAGCGCGTTAAAGAGAAAGCCAAAAAAATCGTAGAAGACAAAATTCTTGATATCCTGATCCCGCCTGTAAAAAACAGGAAATCACCCAGCAACTCAACGGCTGGTGAAGTTGGATTTAATCCCGATAAAGCCTCAGATGAAGAACTGAATGAACGAACCCGCGAACGGTTCCGGGAGAAGCTGAAAAATGGCGAACTGGAAGACAGGAATATCGAAATTGAAGTAGCTTCCAAAAAAACACCCATGATGCAGGTATTTGGCCCGCAAGGCATGGAAGAGATGGGATTCAACCTGCAGGATATGCTTGGCAATATGGCCAAAGGCAATAAAAAATCGAAACGCACCATGCCAATCAGTGAAGCACGGGAAATTATGCTCGACCAGGAAGCTGAAAAACTGGTTGATCACGAAGCTGCCGTGCAGGAAGCGCTGGAACGTGTTCAAAACCAGGGAATCGTTTTTATTGATGAAATTGATAAAGTAGCCGAAAGCTCCAGCAGCAGCGGGAAAAGCGGCGGCCCGGATGTAAGCCGACAGGGAGTTCAGCGAGATCTTCTTCCCATTGTGGAGGGCAGCACCGTCTCTACCAAACACGGAATCGTCAAAACCGACCACATTCTGTTCATCGGTTCAGGAGCTTTTCATGTATCGAAACCATCAGATCTGATCCCAGAACTCCAGGGGCGTTTCCCGATTCGTGTGGAACTCAGTTCTCTCACCGAAGAGGATTTCTACAAGATTCTAACGGTCCCTAAGAATGCATTAACCAAGCAGTACCAGGCGATGCTTAAAACGGAAGGAGTTACGGTTAATTTTGACGAAGAATCGATTCGTGAAATCGCCCATATTGCTGCTGAAGTAAATCAGCAAGTGGAAAATATCGGTGCACGCCGGCTTCACACCATCCTTTCTTCACTGCTCGAAGAACTTCTGTTTGCCGTACCGGACGATATTGGCAGCGGTACGATCGACATCGATAAATCGTATGTCAACAAACAGCTTTCGGGACTTGTGAAAGACAAAGATTTGAGCCATTTTATTTTGTAAAATAAATTAACATGGAAACGTTTTTATCTCACGTTGGTTAATATACACAATGATCGATCCCTCGGCACCGTTAGTTCCATGAATTCAAAATATCATTTATGTCTCTGAAAAAATTTATTGCTCCACAGCTCATCATTCTACTTCTGTTATCCGGTATATGGCTTGCAGGAGCGGATAACATAGTTATATCAAATGATACGGATCAAAAAAATCTGCACAAATACATGCAGGTTCAGAGACGGGTAATGGATAACTATTTTGGCGAAACGCATCTCGACCGGCTCTTTGAGCGAAGTATTCTCGGGCTGGTATATGCCATGGAAGATTCTTCGCTTGCCCTCGAAAATACACCGATCGATACAACGTTTATGGATTTGGAAATCCGCAATCTTCGCGACTCATACAATCGTTTTGAAGACGCATATTTATATATCGCGAATAATTATCCTGATAAAAACATGGATAAGCTCACCGAACGGGCAATCCGTGAAATGCTAAAAGAGCTTGATCCGCACTCCGTATACATCGAACCGGAAGACAGTGATCGCATTCAGGAGAGTTTTGCGGGTAAATTTCAGGGGATCGGTATCCAGTTTAACATCATCCAGGATACGATTACGGTTATTTCACCCATTTCGGGCGGCCCCAGCGATCAGCTTGGAATTATGTCGGGTGACAGAATTATTAAAATTGCTGATAGCAGCGCAATCGGTTTTAACAACGAAGACGTGATGAGAAGCCTTCGCGGTGAAAAAGGAACCGAAGTTAAAATTGAAGTTCTCCGGCCTCGCAGCAGCACGCCAATCACCTATCGCATCGTACGTGATGATATCCCCATAACGACCCTCGATACGTACTACATGCTCGATGATAACACCGGGTACATTAAAATTAACCGGTTTGCCGCGACCACACACGAAGAGTTTCTGTCTGCCGTAAACGACCTGAACAGCAAAGGAATGGAAAAACTTGTGCTCGATATGCGCAATAACCCGGGAGGCTATCTCAGCCAGGCGATTGCAATTTCGGAGGAGTTTTTCCCAAGTGGTACGAGGCTGGTATCCACGGAAAGCCGGCATTCGCGATTCAACTCTGAAGTTGATTCAAGACGGGACGGTCTGCTGAAAGATATGCCTGTGATTGCTCTTGTAAATCAGGGGTCCGCATCGGCGAGTGAAATCGTTAGCGGGGCACTGCAGGATCACGACAGAGGACTTGTCGTGGGACGACGAACTTTTGGAAAAGGTCTGGTACAGCAGCAGTATGAGCTGGTGGATAACAGCAATATCCGTGTAACCATCTCAAGATATCTCACCCCTTCCGGACGATTGATTCAAAAACCGTTCGATAACGGTAACGAAGATTATGCATACGAAATTTACCACCGCACAACCGATGCTTCGGTAGATGCGACTACGTTTAAGGATGACGTGCCCGATTCACTACGGTTTTCTACGCGATCTGGGCGTACGGTCTTCGGTGGCGGCGGCATTGTACCCGATTATATAGTTCAGGAAGATACCACCATCTCCGGCGAAGTTTTCAATTTCCTGCTTGCCAACCGTATCGAATTTAACTTTGTACGCGACTACCTGGATGAACGCGGCGATGAGTTCCGCGCAGAATGGGAAGATGATTTTGAACGATACAGAACGGATTTCGAATGGAGCCAGGATGATAAAGACCTGTTGCTTTCCATGATGAAAGAACATGGAATGGAATTCGATAACTCTCTCGATAGTCCAAATATTGAAGATGAAAAACTCTATATCTCCGAGGCTAAATATGAGGAGCTTCTCTGGATAAATCTCGGAAGAATGAAAGCTGAAATGGCTCGTCAGGTATGGGGTAATGAAAAGTTCTATCCCATTACCAACGACTATTTTAACGAAACTCTCACCCAGGCAATGAAACTATGGGATGAAGTGGATAAAATTACTTCAGACTACGCAAGTTCCACGCCCTGACAGGCTTCACAATCCGTTCCGGAATGCGGTATCAGATCTCATTCCGGAACTCTGATTGATGTCCAAATCTTGAAGCCATAACCATGGCAGCAGTTTCGGCTCTCAGCCTGTATTCTCCCAGTTTAAGCCTGTATGCGTCTCTATCTGCCAGTTTAGCTTTTTCATTTTCCGACAACCCTCCTTCCGGTCCTACAACCAGTAATAAACGCTGCATCTCTTTTGAAATCACCGGGGAATCATCAGATCCATATTGGTCTGCGTGAATGATTTGAGTCGAATGATCTTCACCTGATAACAAGTCAGGAAGTGAATTCACAATCATTATCGCAGGAAGAAAAACCCGAAGCGACTGTTTCATAGCGCTTTGAACTGTTGCCTCTACCCTGTCCGACCGCACGTTAAATTTCTCAGAGTGATCTCCCCTGAACAACAAAATCTCAGATACACCCAGCTCCACCGCTTTCTCAACTGCAAACTCAAGCCGATCTCTTTTTTTGATCAGTCCAAGCGCCAGCGCAATCTCCGGATTCGGTCGATCAAACGTCTCTTTATCCTCTGTCTCAATGGTAACACTCCGTTTGTCACTCTTTTTGATTATGCCGGTGTAACGAGACCCGATACCGTCAGTCACCACAATCTTTTCTCCCGTTCCTTTATGCAGTACTTTTGATACGTGAGATGCCTCCTGGCCCGTTAACTCAATTCGGTTGCCGTTAATCTGATCAGGAGATGCGTAGAACTGATTCATTGAATGTGTTTTTATTCTGCGGATGAAAACAGGGAGCCGGGATCAAATTCCGTTTCACCTGTCTTTAGCATTCGCTCAAGATAAGGTTCACACAAACGGCAATTAACAGCGCAAATTTCCCGGTCACGGAGTTCTTCTACGGTTTTGATTGACAGACGCCGCGCATCTGCCAGAACCTCTTCAAACCGAATATTACTGCAAATACACCGGTTGACCTTTCCCATTTTATGAGGGTTGCTTGAAATGTTTTCCAAGTTTCAAGCCCTGCCCCTGGTAATTGCTTTTGATCGACGATCCATATACAAAATCGGGATTTTCCATGTTCGGCTCGAACCGCATACTGCAAAAGGTCTGACCATCCTCAATCAGGAACGGAACGTCGTGTGAGCGAACTTCCAGTACCGCCCGGGCTCCCTTATCAGAAACCGCTCCGCCAAATCCGCTGTCAAAAAATCCGGCATAGTGCGTCCGGAGTTCTCCGGAACCAGTATCATAAGCGATCATTTCGGCAGCCAGGTGTTTTGGTATCCGGCAGCGTTCACGGGAGGCGAAAATATAGAACGCCTCCGGCTCAAGGATCAGGTGATCTTCATTAGTTGCATAAATCGGCTCCCAGAAATCTGAAATTTCGTAATGGTTGATTTGGTCGAGGTCAATCAGGTCGCGATGTTTTTTTGCTTTGTAGCCAAGTATATCATCCGATTCAGCCTGAAGGTTCACGCTCATAAAAAGTCCGTTATTCACTTTCACCTTATCCATCGGAAGAGGCGACCCATCAGAATGAAAAAGAAGCGGATCAGCACCATGCACGCGAAGAAGCTCCTCATCAGATAAAACCTGCAGACCGTGACGCAGCCGAAGCTGATTCAACCGATTTCCGGTACGCACCCGGATCGGAAACGACTTGGGAACCACCTCAAGATAGAGTTTTCCTTTGTAACCAGGCTCAATCTCCTCAAATCGGTGGGAATAATCGGTAATCACACGCGTAAAAATATCAAGCCGGCCTGTGGTACTTTTTGGATTCGCTTTAGCAGAAAGGTTTTCGTTAGAAATGAGGCGAGCCACCTCTTTCTCCGAATTGTTGTCGGGAACTTTATCATTGGTGAAGTGGCTCTGCGGCAGATTCAGAGATTCGAGAAGCGGAATGATATAGACACAATTTGGTTCGAGAACCGCACCATCTTCAATAGAAAATGAGTATTGCAGCAGTTTTTCGATTTTCTGATTAACCGATTCGTTTTCGGGAAGAAAACTGCTCCGAACCCTGTAGGCCCGCTCTCCCAACCGTAAATCGATAGAATTTGGCTGAAACTGATTCTCTTCAATCGGGTGGTCTTTTGAACCGGAAATAAATCCAGCCCCTACAAGTTCTTTCAGTTTTTGAACCGGTAAAATGCCCTTCGTCCGCAGTACAATATCCTGCATTTGCCTCTGTATTCAATTGGTTAAGAATGAGTTCAGAAGGTACATATTTTTGAATTGAGATTTTAACCGGATCAACAAGAAAAGTAATCCACAAGCTGGCACCCAAATGGTGAGTAATTCAAAGTCAGTCATCGGATTTGTGGATAAAGCAAAAGGTCATCTTGTATTGGTATTTACTGGAATAATGTAATAAACGGACAATTCACCGGATGAAGCGAATTCATCCGGTGAAGATCCTCATCCGATGACACGAGATCAATCTGAACTTCTGCCGAGG
Coding sequences:
- the hslU gene encoding ATP-dependent protease ATPase subunit HslU, whose product is MELITQQGLTPRQIVAELDKYIIGQKEAKRSVSIALRNRWRRLNSEPEIREEIIPNNILMIGPTGVGKTEIARRLAKLSGAPFVKVEASKFTEVGYVGRDVESMIRDLTDIAVNMVKLEMQERVKEKAKKIVEDKILDILIPPVKNRKSPSNSTAGEVGFNPDKASDEELNERTRERFREKLKNGELEDRNIEIEVASKKTPMMQVFGPQGMEEMGFNLQDMLGNMAKGNKKSKRTMPISEAREIMLDQEAEKLVDHEAAVQEALERVQNQGIVFIDEIDKVAESSSSSGKSGGPDVSRQGVQRDLLPIVEGSTVSTKHGIVKTDHILFIGSGAFHVSKPSDLIPELQGRFPIRVELSSLTEEDFYKILTVPKNALTKQYQAMLKTEGVTVNFDEESIREIAHIAAEVNQQVENIGARRLHTILSSLLEELLFAVPDDIGSGTIDIDKSYVNKQLSGLVKDKDLSHFIL
- a CDS encoding S41 family peptidase; translated protein: MSLKKFIAPQLIILLLLSGIWLAGADNIVISNDTDQKNLHKYMQVQRRVMDNYFGETHLDRLFERSILGLVYAMEDSSLALENTPIDTTFMDLEIRNLRDSYNRFEDAYLYIANNYPDKNMDKLTERAIREMLKELDPHSVYIEPEDSDRIQESFAGKFQGIGIQFNIIQDTITVISPISGGPSDQLGIMSGDRIIKIADSSAIGFNNEDVMRSLRGEKGTEVKIEVLRPRSSTPITYRIVRDDIPITTLDTYYMLDDNTGYIKINRFAATTHEEFLSAVNDLNSKGMEKLVLDMRNNPGGYLSQAIAISEEFFPSGTRLVSTESRHSRFNSEVDSRRDGLLKDMPVIALVNQGSASASEIVSGALQDHDRGLVVGRRTFGKGLVQQQYELVDNSNIRVTISRYLTPSGRLIQKPFDNGNEDYAYEIYHRTTDASVDATTFKDDVPDSLRFSTRSGRTVFGGGGIVPDYIVQEDTTISGEVFNFLLANRIEFNFVRDYLDERGDEFRAEWEDDFERYRTDFEWSQDDKDLLLSMMKEHGMEFDNSLDSPNIEDEKLYISEAKYEELLWINLGRMKAEMARQVWGNEKFYPITNDYFNETLTQAMKLWDEVDKITSDYASSTP
- a CDS encoding 2'-deoxycytidine 5'-triphosphate deaminase translates to MQDIVLRTKGILPVQKLKELVGAGFISGSKDHPIEENQFQPNSIDLRLGERAYRVRSSFLPENESVNQKIEKLLQYSFSIEDGAVLEPNCVYIIPLLESLNLPQSHFTNDKVPDNNSEKEVARLISNENLSAKANPKSTTGRLDIFTRVITDYSHRFEEIEPGYKGKLYLEVVPKSFPIRVRTGNRLNQLRLRHGLQVLSDEELLRVHGADPLLFHSDGSPLPMDKVKVNNGLFMSVNLQAESDDILGYKAKKHRDLIDLDQINHYEISDFWEPIYATNEDHLILEPEAFYIFASRERCRIPKHLAAEMIAYDTGSGELRTHYAGFFDSGFGGAVSDKGARAVLEVRSHDVPFLIEDGQTFCSMRFEPNMENPDFVYGSSIKSNYQGQGLKLGKHFKQPS
- a CDS encoding 16S rRNA (uracil(1498)-N(3))-methyltransferase; the encoded protein is MNQFYASPDQINGNRIELTGQEASHVSKVLHKGTGEKIVVTDGIGSRYTGIIKKSDKRSVTIETEDKETFDRPNPEIALALGLIKKRDRLEFAVEKAVELGVSEILLFRGDHSEKFNVRSDRVEATVQSAMKQSLRVFLPAIMIVNSLPDLLSGEDHSTQIIHADQYGSDDSPVISKEMQRLLLVVGPEGGLSENEKAKLADRDAYRLKLGEYRLRAETAAMVMASRFGHQSEFRNEI